The DNA segment CGTCGGCCCCAAGGGCCAGCCGGACACGAACATCGTGCTGAGCCCGCCCGCCATGGACCCCGGCATCACCGACGACGAGCGGCGCGTCATCACCGAGATGATGGCCAAGGGCACGTACGCGAGCCTGGTGCTGGCCACCCCTGACCTGGACGGTACCTTCGACCGGCTGGTGGCCGCCGGTGCCGACATCGTCCAGGAGCCCGCCGACCAGCCGTACGGCATCCGCGACTGCGCGGTGCGGGACCCCGCGGGCAACATGCTCCGCATCCAGGAACACCGCTGAGCGGTACGACGAGGGGCGGGCCGGTACGTGAAGAGGGAGACAGCATGAGCACGGGCACGGACGCGCACGCCGCCGACAGCCACGAGATGATCCGGGTGCACGGCGCGCGGGTGAACAACCTCAAGGACGTCAGCGTCGAGATCCCCAAGCGCCGGCTGACGGTGTTCACCGGTGTCTCCGGCTCCGGCAAGAGCTCGCTGGTGTTCGGCACGATCGCCGCCGAGTCGCAGCGGCTGATCAACGAGACGTACAGCGCGTTCGTCCAGGGCTTCATGCCGACGCTCGCCCGCCCCGAGGTCGACGTGCTCGACGGGCTGACCACCGCGATCATCGTGGACCAGCAGCGCCTGGGCGCCGACCCCCGATCCACCGTCGGCACGGCCACCGACGCCAACGCCATGCTGCGCATCCTGTTCAGCCGGCTCGCCGTGCCGCACATCGGCCCGCCCGGCGCGTACGCCTTCAACGTCGCGTCGGTGCAGGCCAGCGGGGCGATCAAGGTGGAGAAGGGGGCGCGCCGGGCGGAGAAGGTGACCTTCAGCCGTACCGGCGGGATGTGCCCGCGCTGCGAGGGCCGGGGCGCGGTCACCGACATCGACTTCACCCGGCTCTACGACGACTCCAAGTCGCTGCGCGAGGGCGCGCTCACCATCCCCGGGTACAGCGTGGACGGCTGGTACGGCCGTATCTACACCGGCTGCGGCTTCTTCGACCCGGACAAGCCGATCGCCAGGTTCACCAAGCGGGAGCTGCACGACCTGCTCCACAGGGAGCCCACCAAGATCAAGGTGGAGGGCGTCAACCTCACGTACGAGGGTCTGATCCCGAAGATCCAGAAGTCGTTCCTCGCCAAGGACGTCGACACGCTCCAGCCGCACGTGCGCGCCTTCGTGGAGCGGGCCGTCACCTTCACCGTCTGCCCCGAATGCGAGGGCACCCGGCTGAACGAGGGCGCCCGAACGTCGAAGATCGACGGCGTGAGCATCGCGGACGCCTGCGCGATGCAGATCACCGACCTGGCCGAGTGGGTACGCGGCCTGGACGACCCCTCGGTCGCCCCCCTGCTCACCGCGCTGGGCCACAGCCTCGACTCGTTCGTGGAGATCGGCCTCGGCTACCTCTCCCTGGACCGCCCCTCGGGCACGCTGTCCGGCGGTGAGGCGCAGCGGGTGAAGATGATCCGCCACCTCGGCTCCTCGCTCACCGACGTGACGTACGTCTTCGACGAGCCCACCACCGGACTGCACCCGCACGACATCCAGCGGATGAACGGCCTGCTGCTGCGGCTGCGCGACAAGGGCAACACCGTGCTGGTCGTGGAGCACAAGCCGGAGACGATCGCCATCGCCGACCATGTGGTGGACCTCGGTCCGGGCGCCGGTACGGGGGGCGGTGCCGTCTGCTTCGAGGGCACGGTCGAGGGGCTGCGGGCCTCGGACACCGTCACCGGGCGCCATCTGGACGACCGGGCCGCGCTGAAGAAGACCGTCCGCAAGGCCACCGGCGCGCTGGAGATCCGGGGCGCGGACGCCAACAACCTGCGCGGGGTCGACGTCGACATCCCGCTCGGGGTGCTGGTCGCGGTGACCGGGGTCGCCGGGTCCGGCAAGAGTTCGCTGGTGCACGGGTCGGTGCCCGAGGGGGAGGGGGTCGTCTCCGTCGACCAGGGGGCGATCAAGGGGTCCCGGCGGAGCAACCCGGCCACCTACACAGGGCTGTTGGACCCGATCCGCAAGGCGTTCGCCAAGGCCAACGGGGTCAAGCCCGCGCTGTTCAGCGCCAACTCCGAGGGTGCGTGCCCGACTTGCAACGGCGTCGGGGTCGTCTACACCGACCTCGCCATGATGGCGGGCGTCGCCACGACCTGCGAGGAGTGCGAGGGGCGGCGCTTCCAGGCCGCGGTGCTGGAGTACCGGCTCGGGGGCCGCGACATCAGCGAGGTGCTGGCGATGCCGGTCAGCGAGGCGGAGGCGTTCTTCGCGGAGGGCGAGGCTCGCATCCCGGCCGCGCACCGCATCCTGACCCGCCTCTCCGACGTGGGCCTCGGCTACCTTACCCTCGGCCAGCCGCTGACCACCCTCTCCGGCGGCGAACGCCAACGCCTCAAGCTGGCCACGCACATGGGGGACAAGGGCGGCATCTACGTCCTCGACGAGCCGACCGCCGGACTGCACCTCGCCGATGTCGCGCAACTCCTTGGTCTGCTCGACCGGTTGGTCGACTCCGGCAAGTCCGTCATCGTGGTGGAGCACCACCAGGCGGTGATGGCCCACGCGGACTGGATCATCGACCTGGGCCCCGGCGCGGGCCACGACGGCGGCCAGGTCGTCTTCGAGGGGACGCCGGCCGAGCTGGTGGCGGACCGGTCGACGCTCACCGGGCAGCACCTGGCGGAGTACGTGGGGGAGTGAGGCGTCACCGACCGGGGCGACAGGACCGTCGCCCCGGTCGGAGCAGGTCGCGCATCCGGACGATGACGTCGTCCACGTCTCCTCCGACCCG comes from the Streptomyces seoulensis genome and includes:
- a CDS encoding VOC family protein gives rise to the protein MDISIHASFLPQDDPEAALAFYRDTLGFELRNDVGHDKMRWLTVGPKGQPDTNIVLSPPAMDPGITDDERRVITEMMAKGTYASLVLATPDLDGTFDRLVAAGADIVQEPADQPYGIRDCAVRDPAGNMLRIQEHR
- a CDS encoding ATP-binding cassette domain-containing protein translates to MSTGTDAHAADSHEMIRVHGARVNNLKDVSVEIPKRRLTVFTGVSGSGKSSLVFGTIAAESQRLINETYSAFVQGFMPTLARPEVDVLDGLTTAIIVDQQRLGADPRSTVGTATDANAMLRILFSRLAVPHIGPPGAYAFNVASVQASGAIKVEKGARRAEKVTFSRTGGMCPRCEGRGAVTDIDFTRLYDDSKSLREGALTIPGYSVDGWYGRIYTGCGFFDPDKPIARFTKRELHDLLHREPTKIKVEGVNLTYEGLIPKIQKSFLAKDVDTLQPHVRAFVERAVTFTVCPECEGTRLNEGARTSKIDGVSIADACAMQITDLAEWVRGLDDPSVAPLLTALGHSLDSFVEIGLGYLSLDRPSGTLSGGEAQRVKMIRHLGSSLTDVTYVFDEPTTGLHPHDIQRMNGLLLRLRDKGNTVLVVEHKPETIAIADHVVDLGPGAGTGGGAVCFEGTVEGLRASDTVTGRHLDDRAALKKTVRKATGALEIRGADANNLRGVDVDIPLGVLVAVTGVAGSGKSSLVHGSVPEGEGVVSVDQGAIKGSRRSNPATYTGLLDPIRKAFAKANGVKPALFSANSEGACPTCNGVGVVYTDLAMMAGVATTCEECEGRRFQAAVLEYRLGGRDISEVLAMPVSEAEAFFAEGEARIPAAHRILTRLSDVGLGYLTLGQPLTTLSGGERQRLKLATHMGDKGGIYVLDEPTAGLHLADVAQLLGLLDRLVDSGKSVIVVEHHQAVMAHADWIIDLGPGAGHDGGQVVFEGTPAELVADRSTLTGQHLAEYVGE